The proteins below come from a single Mya arenaria isolate MELC-2E11 chromosome 6, ASM2691426v1 genomic window:
- the LOC128237111 gene encoding uncharacterized protein LOC128237111 isoform X2, protein MANGTASTVINSTFIQDDIQGSTDKQSLVNASLTDIGIDSTFAMTEFNISLTEITEAIDSAKEKLSSDFFLSDVERFSRDAASMLQNQTDDVNNIEIVSYWVIAMEDGISEYFSSDTCVSFLDCAHYAVASLYEIVMPSTDLLNKNDILESISAFEDIFLTLTSNDSLTILEVYEMSEGLMDHLGAINDANVFCSTPPASMYPLKNQTAVAGQTFHLVCNATGSPPPTFIWFKNDEQITNSSTNMMLTFHNVTSSDEGSYHCVASNLVTSLIMMQAYINVTEKDEIFDISTFTPNIEGADGMLH, encoded by the exons ATGGCAAACGGAACTGCAAGCACCGTGATTAATTCGACATTTATACAGGACGATATTCAGGGATCAACAGATAAGCAATCACTAGTAAATGCCTCGTTAACGGACATAGGAATTGATTCAACCTTTGCCATGACTGAGTTCAATATAAGCCTTACTGAAATTACAGAAGCCATCGACTCAGCTAAAGAAAAATTGTCtagcgatttttttttatcggatgtggaaagattttCTAGAGATGCGGCTTCAATGCTTCAAAATCAAACAGATGATGTCAATAACATAGAAATTGTTAGTTATTGGGTAATCGCCATGGAAGATGGAATAAGCGAATACTTCAGCTCAGACACATGCGTCTCATTCCTGGATTGTGCACATTACGCTGTCGCCTCACTATATGAAATTGTTATGCCATCAACTGACTTGCTTAACAAAAACGACATTTTGGAAAGTATCTCAGCCTTTGAGGACATATTTCTAACATTGACTAGTAACGATTCACTGACAATCCTGGAAGTATACGAAATGTCGGAAGGTCTTATGGATCACCTTGGTGCGATAAATGACGCCAACGTCTTCTGTTCTACTCCACCTGCCAGTATGTATCCTCTTAAAAACCAAACAGCAGTAGCAGGGCAAACGTTTCACCTTGTATGCAACGCCACAGGAAGTCCTCCGCCTACCTTTATCTGGTTTAAAAACGATGAACAAATCACCAACTCGTCGACAAATATGATGTTGACCTTTCATAATGTGACTTCTTCGGATGAAGGTAGTTACCACTGTGTAGCATCCAACTTGGTCACTAGCCTTATCATGATGCAGGCGTACATCAATGTGACAG aaaaagatgaaatatttgacatttcaaCCTTTACTCCAAACATTGAAG GTGCTGACGGAATGTTACATTGA
- the LOC128237110 gene encoding uncharacterized protein LOC128237110 — protein MYTYGIVFVEAFETALPVSISGIELVMRADDFEFMMGALSRDVNDGVPYGEERSQHCWTFDVTPSEFRDFLVSNSFLSSFLHNMDTSLPDWLQFLPAGDEILGVNDLQTDLRKGHDIQKTECRGAPLYSDRLYTVLKFSSSFALSIFGQEIALPTAVSNKMYCIIVDICQDYGGSVFLILPEKSRDILDNVDMFKQIINDSGLYIRPIGVGLSLQKHINVHAKTTHLQQWNGDEIIQYPVFQEANIWIGGDVKMATHIFRVSGTTNAFLSILSPTNFLKSFILEEWGFVVRLQAAGALEFTFETPLGLQIIRGSSNGEVNALSSLGGYNQRIFCGRNANPAGIFMSVLFHAEAFLDAPVLSFIKPGVNIKAYAFLASDPSAPAYNHLLIHAAKEVLDLKNRTERFVNLLQDVLHRYATLLSNHSTILLYTVITSSQKLLDIVEDVLEDMSDIPTIQQVIQLITGVWKDGWTQLQDNTGAFLDSIKENSRLDSYNVTQRIKDETNAVRNGVNMLIRNVTDQATLLFKKMNGAGFRFKGDLDIYGLKIIGLEIELVYSIDSLAACSRFVRAYSVLKGEKAIRVLGVVSSGIKFGRFLRIEAGLGIGLAISLDLNGKFAALLRVEANFLGIGAQTDLFITNKGLYFYLESNIWDTYKAQLEIFAELGNDWYLLTFGVKGKFVADDDENGSFDDGYLAALRRFTKTIADEANNRISKLQEGITKAQKGVTSAQNWLEDKKSIFLNVNSKFDDAIHALERAKDKLEDAKKPFQDASSKLREAQRKVDRLCRIKGCNKICIPGIKCKTCRKRVWGRKISYPCCEFTSCMTSFPDPVCVVFNHICSAARAIAYIALENAKVFVRIPMLAFDAAKNALSATQFIYDQSRVILDIA, from the exons ATGTATACGTATGGTATTGTATTTGTTGAAGCCTTTGAAACAGCCCTACCAGTGTCTATATCAGGCATAGAACTTGTCATGAGAGCTGACGATTTCGAATTTATGATGGGAGCTTTATCACGTGATGTCAACGATGGCGTTCCATATGGAGAAGAAAGATCGCAACATTGCTGGACATTTGATGTAACGCCAAGTGAATTCAGAGACTTTCttgtttcaaattcatttttatcatcgTTCCTTCACAATATGGATACTTCATTACCTGACTGGTTACAATTCCTCCCAGCGGGAGACGAAATACTTGGTGTTAATGATCTACAAACCGATCTCCGTAAGGGTCACGATATTCAAAAGACAGAATGCAGAGGAGCACCTTTGTATTCTGATCGCCTTTACACTGTTTTAAAGTTTAGCAGCAGTTTTGCGTTGTCTATTTTTGGTCAGGAAATCGCATTACCGACTGCAGTCAGTAACAAAATGTATTGCATTATTGTTGATATCTGCCAGGATTATGGTGGATCTGTTTTCCTAATATTGCCTGAAAAATCAAGGGACATTCTTGACAATGTTGACATGTTCAAGCAAATAATTAACGATTCTGGTTTGTATATCCGCCCGATAGGAGTAGGTTTGTCTCTTCAGAAGCACATTAACGTGCATGCGAAGACAACACATTTGCAGCAATGGAACGGGGATGAAATTATTCAGTATCC TGTGTTTCAAGAAGCAAATATATGGATTGGAGGCGATGTCAAAATGGCAACTCACATATTCAGAGTATCAGGAACGACAAATGCGTTTCTTTCTATCTTGTCACCAACAAAT tttttgaaaagttttattCTTGAAGAATGGGGTTTTGTAGTAAGACTTCAAGCAGCTGGTGCTTTAGAATTTACATTCGAAACTCCACTTGGATTACAAATTATTCGAGGCTCGAGCAATGGCGAAGTTAATGCTCTGTCTTCGCTTGGAG GATATAATCAGAGAATTTTTTGTGGCCGCAATGCAAACCCTGCAGGAATTTTCATGTCGGTACTTTTCCACGCTGAAGCCTTTCTCGATGCACCAgttttaagtttcatcaaaccaGGTGTCAATATTAAAGCCTACGCCTTTCTTGCCAGTGATCCAAGTGCTCCAGCTTACAACCACTTACTAATTCATGCAGCAAAAGAAGTGCTTGACCTGAAAAACAGGACTGAGCGGTTTGTTAATCTCTTGCAAGATGTTTTACACAGATACGCAACACTGTTGTCGAACCATTCAACCATTTTGCTTTATACGGTAATAACGTCAAGTCAGAAACTTTTAGACATTGTTGAAGACGTTTTAGAAGATATGAGCGATATACCAACTATTCAACAAGTTATTCAACTAATAACTGGAGTTTGGAAAGATGGTTGGACGCAACTACAAGACAACACTGGTGCATTTTTAGATTCGATAAAAGAAAATTCACGACTAGACAGTTATAACGTAACGCAGCGTATTAAGGATGAAACGAACGCCGTACGAAACGGAGTCAATATGCTGATCAGAAATGTGACTGATCAAGCAACCTTGCtgtttaagaaaatgaatgGAGCTGGTTTTCGTTTTAAAGGTGATCTGGATATATATGGTTTGAAGATTATAGGGCTCGAAATTGAGCTGGTGTATTCCATTGACAGTCTGGCGGCATGTAGCCGGTTTGTGCGTGCGTATAGTGTTCTCAAAGGGGAAAAGGCCATCAGAGTTTTAGGTGTTGTCTCTTCTGGAATCAAGTTCGGACGCTTCCTTCGTATTGAAGCTGGGTTAGGCATTGGACTTGCAATAAGCTTAGATTTAAATGGTAAGTTTGCTGCTTTGCTACGAGTAGAAGCCAATTTCCTCGGCATTGGGGCTCAGACAGATCTGTTCATAACCAAtaagggtttatatttttacctcGAAAGCAATATATGGGATACATACAAAGCACAACTTGAAATATTTGCAGAACTTGGAAATGATTGGTACTTATTGACATTTGGTGTAAAGGGAAAATTCGTAGccgatgatgatgaaaatggtAGTTTTGATGATGGTTATTTAGCTGCACTTCGTagatttacaaaaacaattgcTGATGAGGCCAACAATAGAATTAGTAAATTACAGGAAGGTATAACAAAAGCCCAAAAAGGGGTTACCTCGGCACAAAACTGGCTTGAAGATAAGAAGTCGATTTTCCTGAATGTAAATTCAAAATTCGACGATGCTATACATGCACTTGAGAGAGCAAAAGACAAACTAGAAGATGCAAAGAAACCATTTCAAGACGCATCAAGTAAACTAAGAGAAGCACAAAGAAAAGTCGACAGACTGTGTAGGATTAAAGgatgcaataaaatatgcattccAGGAATCAAATGCAAAACGTGTCGCAAACGTGTCTGGGGCAGGAAAATATCATACCCATGTTGTGAGTTTACCAGCTGTATGACATCTTTTCCTGATCCAGTCTGCGTCGTTTTTAACCATATATGCAGTGCCGCTCGAGCTATTGCTTATATAGCGCTGGAAAACGCCAAAGTATTTGTCCGCATCCCAATGTTAGCCTTTGATGCCGCGAAAAACGCATTGTCTGCTACACAATTCATTTATGACCAATCTAGGGTTATTTTGGATATAGCTTAG